The following proteins come from a genomic window of Musa acuminata AAA Group cultivar baxijiao chromosome BXJ1-7, Cavendish_Baxijiao_AAA, whole genome shotgun sequence:
- the LOC135678788 gene encoding cytosolic isocitrate dehydrogenase [NADP]-like, with amino-acid sequence MAFQKIKVANPIVEMDGDEMTRVIWRSIKDKLIFPFLDLDIKYFDLGLPNRDATDDRVTIESAEATLKYNVAVKCATITPDEGRVKEFNLKAMWKSPNGTIRNILNGTVFREPIICRNIPRLVSGWTKPICIGRHAFGDQYRATDTVIKGPGKLKLLFEGKEEQVELEVFKFTGAGGVALSMYNTDESIRSFAEASMNTAYQKRWPLYLSTKNTILKKYDGRFKDIFQEVYETQWKSKFEAAGIWYEHRLIDDMVAYALKSEGGYVWALKNYDGDVQSDFLAQGFGSLGLMTSVLMCPDGKTIEAEAAHGTVTRHYRVHQKGGETSTNSIASIFAWTRGLAHRAKLDNNARLLDFTQKLEAACIGTVESGMMTKDLALLVHGPKVTRDKYLSTEQFIDAVVAELRTKLCARSKL; translated from the exons ATGGCGTTCCAGAAGATCAAGGTTGCGAACCCAATCGTCGAGATGGACG GAGATGAAATGACTAGGGTAATTTGGAGATCAATCAAGGATAAG CTTATTTTCCCATTTTTGGATTTGGACATAAAGTACTTTGACCTAGGCCTTCCAAATCGGGATGCCACAGATGATAGAGTTACAATTGAAAGTGCGGAAGCTACTTTGAA ATATAATGTGGCAGTAAAATGTGCAACAATAACACCAG ATGAAGGTCGTGTCAAGGAGTTCAACCTCAAAGCAATGTGGAAGAGTCCAAATGGAACAATCAGAAACATTTTGAATG GCACTGTATTTAGAGAGCCAATTATCTGTAGAAACATACCAAGGCTTGTGTCAG GATGGACAAAGCCAATATGCATTGGAAGGCATGCTTTTGGTGATCAATACCGAGCCACAGACACAGTTATTAAAGGACCTGGGAAGCTAAAATTGTTGTTTG agggaaaagaagagcaaGTCGAACTAGAAGTGTTCAAATTCACAGGTGCTGGTGGTGTGGCGTTGTCTATGTATAATACTGATGAG TCGATTCGTTCTTTCGCTGAGGCTtcaatgaacacagcctaccagAAAAGGTGGCCACTTTACCTTAGCACTAAAAACACAATTCTCAAGAAGTATGATGGAAG GTTTAAGGACATATTCCAGGAGGTGTATGAGACTCAATGGAAATCCAAATTTGAGGCTGCAGGAATATG GTATGAGCACCGATTGATAGATGATATGGTTGCTTATGCACTTAAGAGCGAAGGTGGATATGTGTGGGCTTTAAAGAACTATGATGGAGATGTGCAAAGTGATTTCTTAGCTCAAG GTTTTGGGTCCCTTGGGTTGATGACGTCAGTGCTG ATGTGCCCTGATGGGAAAACCATTGAAGCAGAAGCTGCGCATGGCACTGTTACTCGTCACTATCGGGTTcaccaaaaaggaggagaaactaGCACAAacagcattgcttcaatttttgcatGGACCCGAGGGCTTGCACACAG GGCAAAGCTAGATAATAATGCAAGATTGCTCGATTTCACTCAAAAGCTTGAGGCAGCTTGCATTGGAACTGTGGAGTCTGGGATGATGACCAAAGATCTTGCTCTCCTCGTTCATGGACCCAA GGTTACTCGAGATAAGTATCTGAGCACCGAACAGTTCATTGACGCGGTGGTAGCGGAGCTTAGGACAAAGCTGTGTGCCAGATCGAAGTTGTAA
- the LOC103991635 gene encoding uncharacterized protein LOC103991635 codes for MERFKWIPQSLHGGDQDREEDLLGEFEGSDSWSPLQRLYGFAASLVIGFAFMLLSLIVFYRPIKFGIMFTFGNILAVGSTAFLIGPVQQARLMLDPVRIYATAIYVGSAIVALVCALWIHSKMLTLIAIIIEICALVWYSLSYVPFARRMVSELFISCCDREF; via the exons ATGGAGAGATTCAAATGGATCCCGCAGTCCCTTCATGGAGGCGACCAAGACCGAGAAGAGGACCTGTTGGGCGAGTTCGAGGGCTCCGACTCGTGGTCTCCTCTCCAG AGATTGTATGGCTTCGCGGCGTCTCTGGTCATCGGCTTCGCTTTTATGCTCTTG TCTCTTATTGTTTTCTACAGACCCATCAAATTTGGCATTATGTTCACCTTTGGAAATATACTGGCAGTAGGAAG CACAGCCTTCCTAATCGGGCCCGTACAACAAGCGAGATTGATGCTTGATCCAGTCCGCATTTATGCAACAGCTATATATGTCGGCAGTGCCATTGTTGCTCTAGTTTGTGCTCTTTGG ATTCATAGCAAAATGTTGACATTAATTGCAATTATAATTGAGATCTGTGCTCTTGTTTG GTATAGCCTGAGTTATGTTCCTTTTGCTCGTCGAATGGTTTCGGAACTATTTATAAGTTGTTGTGACAGAGAGTTTTGA